A stretch of the Glycine soja cultivar W05 chromosome 13, ASM419377v2, whole genome shotgun sequence genome encodes the following:
- the LOC114382387 gene encoding tryptophan--tRNA ligase, cytoplasmic-like: MTATTESEKKKREEEEEPEQVVNPWEVSAKGKIDYDKLIDRFGCQKLDEALISRLEQLTSRTPHVFLRRGVFFAHRDFAEILDAYERGDKFYLYTGRGPSSEALHLGHLIPFMFTKYLQDVFKVPLVIQLTDDEKFFWKNLTIEECRRLARENAKDIIACGFDISKTFIFSDFNYVGGSFYKNMCEVGKRVTYNQAVGIFGFAGEDHIGKVSFPPVQAVPSFPSSFPHLFSGKENLPCLIPCAIDQDPYFRMTRDVAPKMGFHKPALIESLFFPALQGETGKMSASDPNSAIYVTDSAKDIKNKVNKHAFSGGQDSIEKHRQLGANLEVDIPVKYLTFFLEDDDELEHIKKEYGEGRMLTGEVKQRLVQVLTELVERHRRARASVTEEMVDAFMAIRPLPHMFS, from the exons ATGACAGCAACAACAGAGAGCGAGAAGAAGAagcgagaagaagaagaggaaccaGAACAAGTTGTGAACCCATGGGAAGTTTCAGCCAAAGGTAAAATCGATTACGACAAACTCATAGATCGTTTCGGTTGCCAGAAGCTCGACGAAGCCCTAATTTCGCGTCTCGAGCAACTCACCTCTCGCACTCCTCACGTCTTTCTACGACGCGGCGTTTTCTTCGCCCACCG CGATTTCGCGGAGATTCTGGACGCGTACGAGAGGGGCGACAAGTTCTACTTGTACACCGGACGCGGACCTTCCTCCGAAGCGTTGCATTTGGGACACTTGATTCCGTTCATGTTCACTAA GTATTTGCAAGATGTGTTTAAGGTTCCTCTGGTTATACAGCTCACTGATGATGAGAAGTTCTTCTGGAAAAATCTTACTATAGAAGAGTGCAGAAGACTTGCAAGGGAGAATGCAAAGGACATCATTGCTTGTGGTTTTGACATTTCAAAGACGTTCATCTTCTCTGATTTCAATTATGTTGGCGG TTCCTTCTACAAGAACATGTGTGAGGTTGGAAAGCGTGTGACTTATAACCAGGCTGTTGGCATCTTTGGTTTCGCTGGGGAAGATCATATTGGAAAAGTTAGTTTTCCACCTGTGCAG GCAGttccatcatttcctagttcaTTTCCTCACCTATTTTCTGGAAAAGAGAATCTTCCTTGTTTAATTCCTTGTGCAATTGACCAG GATCCATATTTTAGAATGACACGTGATGTTGCTCCTAAAATGGGTTTCCACAAGCCAGCCTTGATTGAATCATTATTCTTCCCAGCATTACAG GGAGAAACAGGAAAAATGTCTGCCAGTGATCCCAATTCTGCAATATATGTGACCGATTCTGCAAAAGATATAAAGAACAAG GTAAACAAACATGCATTTTCTGGTGGGCAAGATTCTATAGAGAAACATAGGCAATTAGGGGCTAATCTTGAG GTAGATATACCAGTCAAATACCTTACttttttcttagaagatgatgatgaacttGAACACATAAAGAAG GAATATGGAGAAGGACGCATGTTAACTGGCGAGGTAAAGCAGCGGCTAGTTCAAGTTTTGACTGAACTAGTGGAGAGGCATCGTAGGGCTCGGGCTTCTGTGACTGAAGAG ATGGTGGATGCATTTATGGCTATCAGACCACTTCCCCACATGTTTAGCTGA